A genomic window from Streptomyces sp. NBC_00234 includes:
- a CDS encoding sensor histidine kinase produces the protein MSAHWQVRALSHPRRVDIALVLVLLAFSVAGTVFSSFVLDQRLAIWPAVLQSAIGCSALLWRRSHPRTVVAVNALCAAVDASLGYLLTPLLQGPLMAALYSLGLFTDRRNTRIGAALTAALLVATALVANPSHHNLLLATLNPVAWVFLPAVLGTAVQLRRDYVAAVRARAEDAEQTREEEARRRVAQERIRIARELHDVVAHHLALANAQAGTAAHLVRVHSDQAGAMLDSLKETTASALREMKATVGLLRQDNESEPLGPAPGLAQLEELTAVFASAGLTVRIEIEGEARPLPPGADLSAYRIVQEALTNVTKHAATATAQVRLAYSADRLTLTVSNEGLRVSVAPPSGRGFGLIGMQERAHSAGGTLHAGPRPEGGFEVTCTLPLPLHQQPEGSRTT, from the coding sequence ATGAGCGCCCATTGGCAGGTCCGCGCGCTGTCGCATCCCCGAAGGGTGGACATCGCACTCGTCCTGGTGCTGTTGGCATTCTCCGTCGCCGGGACCGTGTTCAGCAGCTTCGTTCTTGACCAGCGGCTCGCGATCTGGCCCGCGGTGCTGCAGTCCGCGATCGGCTGCTCCGCTCTCCTCTGGCGCCGGAGCCACCCCCGCACGGTGGTGGCAGTCAACGCACTGTGCGCTGCGGTCGACGCCTCGCTGGGATATCTGCTCACCCCCCTGCTGCAAGGCCCGCTCATGGCAGCGCTGTACTCCCTGGGCCTGTTCACCGATCGTAGGAACACGCGCATTGGCGCCGCCCTCACCGCCGCGCTCCTGGTCGCCACTGCCCTCGTCGCCAACCCGAGCCATCACAATCTGCTGCTCGCCACGCTCAACCCCGTCGCTTGGGTCTTCCTTCCGGCCGTCCTGGGCACCGCCGTGCAGCTCCGCCGCGACTACGTTGCTGCGGTACGTGCCCGTGCCGAGGACGCCGAACAGACACGCGAAGAAGAAGCCCGCCGCAGAGTCGCTCAAGAACGCATCCGGATCGCCCGTGAACTACATGATGTGGTCGCCCACCATCTGGCCCTGGCCAACGCCCAGGCCGGCACCGCAGCGCACCTGGTGCGCGTCCACTCTGATCAGGCAGGCGCCATGCTCGACAGCCTGAAGGAGACCACCGCGTCAGCTCTGCGCGAGATGAAGGCAACCGTCGGGCTCTTGCGCCAGGACAACGAATCCGAACCCTTGGGCCCTGCCCCCGGGTTGGCTCAACTCGAAGAATTGACGGCAGTGTTCGCCAGCGCTGGTCTCACCGTCCGGATCGAGATCGAAGGCGAGGCCCGGCCTCTGCCACCCGGAGCGGACCTGAGCGCGTATCGGATCGTGCAGGAAGCCCTGACCAACGTCACCAAACACGCCGCCACCGCGACAGCCCAGGTCCGCCTCGCCTACTCGGCGGACCGCCTGACGCTGACGGTCAGCAACGAGGGCCTCAGGGTTTCGGTCGCACCTCCCTCCGGCCGGGGCTTCGGACTCATCGGGATGCAAGAGCGCGCCCACTCCGCCGGCGGGACTCTCCATGCAGGACCCCGTCCAGAAGGCGGCTTCGAGGTGACGTGCACCCTGCCCCTGCCACTGCACCAACAGCCAGAAGGAAGCCGAACGACATGA
- a CDS encoding MMPL family transporter: MATFLYRLGHTAFRRRWSVLLVWTAVLVAVGAGAAMAPAAKDDGSFMPGIEAQKAFDLMEERFPGTHSSGADARIVFVAPDGQRITAADNRAVIDDLVDGVRGGAQVDRVVSPFQADTVSKDASTAYATVSYKVAADDLTETTKKSLESAIDVAREQGMTVDVGGTALATQPAAGGAAEGMGIALAAVVLLITFGSMAAAGLPLLTAIIGVGISMASILALGSTFGLSMTTGTLATMLGLAVGIDYALFVVSRYREERAKGHAPHEAAGLAAGTAGSAVVFAGLTVVIALAGLTVVGVPMLSKMGLAAAGAVVVAVLIALTLVPALLGFWPNAVLSRKTRRSGKHDSSGEQHGGIPQNNGGTRWARFVLRRPIPVLLAGVAGLGALALPVTDLQMGMPGEESKSTSTTERRAYDALADGFGAGFNGPLTIVVDAKGAADPRSAVETVVREIGATDGVVSVSPAQFNSVGDTAMFSAVPATGPNDEATKELIHTIRAERSATESSTGTTFEVTGSTAMNIDVAQALQSALVPYLTVIVGLAFVLLLVVFRSVLVPVKAALGFLLSVLAALGSVVAVFQWGWGAELLGVEQAGPIMSLMPIFLVGIVFGLAMDYEVFLVARMREAYVHGDRPAQAVVTGFRHSARVVVAAALIMIAVFSAFIASADSMIKTIGFGLAIAVLFDAFVVRMALVPAVLALLGDRAWWLPRWLDRALPNIDVEGEALQSPPSTGLRHDKEMVRM, from the coding sequence GTGGCTACCTTTCTCTATCGCCTGGGCCATACGGCCTTCCGACGGCGCTGGTCCGTGCTCCTGGTGTGGACGGCCGTCCTCGTCGCCGTAGGTGCCGGTGCCGCCATGGCGCCCGCAGCCAAGGATGACGGCTCTTTCATGCCCGGGATCGAGGCGCAGAAGGCATTCGACCTGATGGAGGAGCGTTTCCCCGGGACGCATTCCAGCGGGGCCGACGCCCGGATCGTGTTCGTCGCTCCTGACGGCCAGAGAATCACCGCGGCTGACAATCGGGCGGTCATCGACGATCTCGTGGACGGAGTTCGCGGCGGTGCGCAGGTTGACCGTGTGGTGAGCCCGTTCCAGGCGGACACCGTGAGCAAGGACGCCTCGACGGCATATGCGACCGTCAGCTACAAGGTGGCGGCCGACGACCTCACCGAGACCACCAAGAAGTCGCTGGAAAGCGCGATCGATGTCGCTCGGGAACAGGGCATGACCGTCGACGTGGGCGGAACCGCACTGGCAACCCAGCCGGCTGCGGGCGGCGCAGCGGAGGGCATGGGTATTGCCCTCGCGGCGGTCGTACTGCTGATCACGTTCGGTTCGATGGCAGCCGCCGGTCTGCCGTTGCTCACTGCGATCATCGGTGTCGGCATCAGCATGGCCTCGATCCTCGCTCTGGGCAGCACCTTCGGTCTGTCCATGACGACCGGCACGCTGGCCACCATGCTCGGACTCGCAGTGGGTATCGACTACGCGCTGTTCGTCGTCTCCCGCTACCGCGAGGAGCGCGCCAAGGGACACGCCCCCCACGAGGCAGCTGGTCTCGCGGCGGGAACCGCCGGCTCGGCGGTCGTCTTCGCCGGGCTCACGGTGGTCATCGCGCTTGCCGGCCTCACGGTGGTCGGTGTTCCGATGCTGAGCAAGATGGGGCTTGCCGCGGCTGGAGCGGTCGTGGTGGCCGTCCTCATCGCACTGACCCTGGTCCCGGCACTGCTGGGCTTCTGGCCGAACGCCGTTCTCTCGCGCAAGACACGCAGGAGCGGCAAGCACGACAGCAGCGGCGAGCAGCACGGCGGCATTCCGCAGAACAATGGTGGGACCCGCTGGGCGCGTTTCGTGCTGCGCCGCCCGATTCCGGTCCTCCTCGCCGGTGTCGCCGGCTTGGGAGCCCTCGCCCTGCCGGTGACGGATCTGCAGATGGGCATGCCCGGCGAGGAGTCCAAGTCCACGTCAACCACCGAGCGCCGGGCCTACGACGCGCTCGCTGACGGCTTCGGAGCAGGCTTCAACGGTCCGCTGACCATCGTGGTGGACGCCAAGGGTGCCGCCGATCCGAGGTCCGCGGTCGAGACCGTCGTAAGGGAGATCGGCGCCACTGACGGAGTCGTCTCCGTTTCGCCGGCCCAGTTCAACTCCGTGGGCGATACGGCGATGTTCTCCGCCGTCCCGGCTACCGGACCGAACGACGAGGCCACCAAGGAGCTCATTCACACCATCCGGGCCGAACGGTCCGCGACCGAGTCGTCCACGGGCACAACGTTCGAGGTGACGGGCAGTACGGCGATGAACATCGATGTGGCCCAGGCGCTGCAGAGCGCCCTGGTGCCTTACCTGACAGTCATTGTGGGCTTGGCCTTCGTGCTCTTGCTGGTCGTCTTCAGGTCCGTACTCGTCCCCGTCAAGGCGGCTCTCGGGTTCCTGCTGTCGGTCCTGGCGGCCCTCGGCTCGGTCGTCGCGGTCTTCCAGTGGGGCTGGGGCGCGGAGCTGCTCGGCGTCGAGCAGGCCGGTCCGATCATGAGCCTCATGCCGATCTTCCTGGTCGGCATCGTCTTCGGCCTCGCGATGGACTACGAGGTCTTCCTCGTGGCGCGCATGCGAGAGGCATACGTCCATGGCGACCGGCCTGCCCAGGCGGTCGTCACGGGATTCCGGCACAGCGCCCGCGTCGTCGTCGCCGCCGCACTCATCATGATCGCCGTGTTCTCTGCGTTCATCGCCTCCGCCGATTCGATGATCAAGACCATCGGGTTCGGCCTCGCGATCGCCGTGCTCTTCGACGCGTTCGTCGTCCGCATGGCCCTCGTGCCGGCCGTCCTCGCCCTGCTTGGCGACCGGGCCTGGTGGCTGCCCCGGTGGCTCGACAGGGCGCTGCCCAACATCGACGTCGAGGGCGAAGCACTTCAGTCGCCACCCTCCACCGGACTGCGGCACGACAAGGAAATGGTCCGCATGTGA
- a CDS encoding GNAT family N-acetyltransferase has protein sequence MRIRPARRSELPLLQDIERAAGEPFRTLGMSAVADDDPPPLVLLESYRRAGRSWVAAESLPSDTERPVGYLIADPVDDAAHIEQVSVLPTAARRGIGRALIDHLAHWAASQELRALTLTTFTDVPWNAPYYGRLGFRTLTDEELTDGLRAIRSLEKEHGLDRWPRVCMRREL, from the coding sequence ATGCGTATCCGCCCCGCACGGCGCTCCGAACTGCCCCTCCTCCAGGACATCGAACGCGCCGCAGGCGAACCCTTCCGCACTCTCGGCATGTCGGCGGTCGCGGACGACGATCCGCCCCCGCTCGTGCTGCTGGAGAGCTACCGCAGGGCCGGCCGCTCCTGGGTGGCGGCGGAGTCCCTGCCGTCCGACACCGAGCGGCCGGTCGGCTACCTGATCGCCGACCCGGTCGACGACGCGGCCCACATCGAGCAGGTGTCGGTCCTCCCCACGGCCGCCCGCCGCGGCATCGGCCGCGCACTCATCGATCACCTGGCGCACTGGGCCGCGTCCCAGGAGCTGCGGGCCCTCACCCTGACCACGTTCACCGACGTCCCGTGGAACGCCCCCTATTACGGCCGCCTCGGTTTCCGGACGCTCACGGACGAGGAACTCACCGACGGGCTGCGCGCGATCCGGTCGCTGGAGAAGGAGCACGGCCTGGATCGCTGGCCACGGGTGTGCATGCGGCGCGAGCTCTGA